One genomic region from Salvia hispanica cultivar TCC Black 2014 chromosome 2, UniMelb_Shisp_WGS_1.0, whole genome shotgun sequence encodes:
- the LOC125206497 gene encoding uncharacterized protein LOC125206497 encodes MEQNLPIIAKKFWSILKVAYFMLRKGISKAKLLSDLSTMMKRGKIAGKTAMHNLIFHHHHHGEAAPPLPEEYEFSCRSTPAFRLPFHLGKRKQAAEMELWAAAVEMACSAAPSPALPGFGRTPAVRQLRITDSPFPLREIDEDHRVDEAAEEFITKFYRDLKKQNGA; translated from the coding sequence ATGGAGCAAAATCTCCCAATCATCGCGAAGAAATTCTGGAGCATACTGAAAGTAGCGTACTTCATGCTGAGAAAAGGCATTTCAAAGGCCAAATTGCTCTCCGATCTCAGCACCATGATGAAGCGCGGCAAAATCGCCGGAAAAACCGCAATGCACAACCTCATcttccaccaccaccaccacggCGAGGCGGCGCCGCCACTGCCGGAGGAGTACGAGTTCAGCTGCCGCAGCACGCCGGCGTTCCGGCTGCCGTTCCACCTCGGGAAGCGGAAGCAGGCGGCGGAGATGGAGCTGtgggcggcggcggtggagaTGGCGTGCAGCGCGGCGCCGTCGCCGGCGCTGCCGGGGTTCGGGAGGACGCCGGCGGTGAGGCAGCTGAGGATCACGGACTCGCCGTTCCCGCTGAGGGAGATCGACGAGGATCACCGCGTCGATGAGGCGGCGGAGGAGTTCATCACCAAATTTTATAGGGATTTGAAGAAGCAAAATGGggcttga